A DNA window from uncultured Methanoregula sp. contains the following coding sequences:
- a CDS encoding Coenzyme F420 hydrogenase/dehydrogenase, beta subunit C-terminal domain yields the protein MAKKGDMLYAWTNDADIKKKAELGGAVTALWKFALESKAVDAVLVITKGADLYDAQPVLISDPKELAKTAGSLHCGTLLLPKLIKKYFDGAANMKLGVTVKGCDAMAFYELAKRKQINLDNIIMIGVNCGGSVSPVLARKMIADKYGVDPNTVHKEEIDKGQFIIEYEGGHKGISVDELEEAGYGRRSNCRRCKMKIPRQADLACGNWGVIGEKAGKATFVEVCSEKGANLVSGAVKNGVLAAEAASPKGLEIRGKVEGAMLKLGDKWRKHDFEALGEGKDRLRKIMTETSRCIKCYSCISACPICYCVDCTTKNPAYVKPGEVPPNFMFHLIRFAHIADSCVNCGQCQELCPSEIPNAMFMHAQQVELEKMFGHTPGVSMELPLLAYAEEKAERSRLHNTGSDMIYLNVFNPAKEH from the coding sequence ATGGCAAAGAAAGGCGATATGCTCTATGCATGGACAAACGACGCGGACATCAAGAAGAAGGCCGAGCTTGGCGGGGCAGTCACTGCCCTCTGGAAGTTCGCGCTCGAATCAAAAGCAGTCGATGCCGTGCTCGTCATCACCAAGGGAGCGGACCTTTACGATGCGCAGCCGGTCCTGATCTCCGATCCCAAGGAGCTTGCAAAGACTGCCGGGTCCCTCCACTGCGGCACCCTGCTCCTTCCCAAGCTCATCAAGAAATACTTTGATGGCGCTGCGAACATGAAACTCGGTGTCACCGTCAAGGGCTGCGATGCCATGGCCTTCTACGAGCTGGCCAAAAGAAAGCAGATCAACCTCGACAACATCATCATGATCGGGGTCAACTGCGGCGGATCGGTCAGCCCGGTCCTTGCCCGCAAAATGATTGCCGACAAGTACGGTGTTGACCCGAACACTGTCCACAAAGAAGAGATCGACAAGGGCCAGTTCATCATCGAGTACGAGGGAGGCCACAAAGGCATCTCCGTTGACGAGCTCGAAGAGGCAGGCTATGGCCGCAGGTCCAACTGCCGGCGCTGCAAGATGAAGATCCCACGGCAGGCAGATCTTGCCTGCGGAAACTGGGGCGTCATCGGCGAGAAGGCCGGAAAAGCCACGTTCGTTGAAGTCTGCTCCGAGAAAGGTGCAAACCTGGTCTCCGGCGCAGTCAAGAATGGCGTCCTCGCAGCTGAGGCCGCCAGCCCCAAGGGTCTGGAGATCCGCGGAAAGGTCGAGGGCGCAATGCTCAAGCTCGGCGACAAGTGGCGCAAGCACGACTTCGAAGCGCTGGGCGAGGGCAAGGACCGGCTCCGGAAGATCATGACCGAGACCTCCCGCTGCATCAAGTGCTACAGCTGCATCTCGGCCTGCCCGATCTGCTACTGCGTTGACTGCACAACCAAGAACCCGGCCTATGTCAAACCCGGCGAAGTTCCGCCGAACTTCATGTTCCACCTCATCCGCTTTGCCCACATTGCGGACTCCTGTGTGAACTGCGGCCAGTGCCAGGAACTCTGCCCGTCGGAGATTCCGAACGCGATGTTCATGCACGCCCAGCAGGTCGAGCTCGAGAAGATGTTCGGCCACACCCCGGGTGTCAGCATGGAACTCCCCCTCCTTGCTTACGCAGAGGAGAAGGCCGAGCGTTCGCGGCTGCACAACACCGGCAGCGACATGATCTACCTGAACGTGTTCAACCCCGCAAAGGAGCACTAA
- the fdhF gene encoding formate dehydrogenase subunit alpha translates to MEFKYVPTTCPYCGTGCGFNLVVVDKKVVGVQPWQRNPVNEGKLCPKGNYAWEFINSPDRLTKPLIKKDGKFVEASWDEAYKLIAQKFKSYKPEEIQCLSSARVSNEENYLMNKFARAVLKTPNIDHCARLCHASTVVGLAGAFGSGAMTNSITDIGESKCVFVLGSNTFENHPLIGRQIMLARQRGGKVIVADPRLTPTAKQADLYMQFHSGTDVAILNGMMQHIIRNGWENKDFIKNRTKDFEKLKEVVMKPDYALDKVSKISGIPAEQLAQAAEWIAKAESSNVLYSMGITQHTTGVDNVKSVANLQMLTGHLGKRGGGVCALRGQNNVQGACDMGALPNVYSGYQAVINPDFQKKMKEAWGVSEIAEGRVGYTVTEMVNVLADTPGKLKCLYIMGENPMISDPDLHHVEKGLKNAEFIVVQDIFLTETARMADVVLPATCYAEKDGTQTSTERRVQKWRKAQDPPGEAKVDWQIICDIAKAMGFEKQFPYKSAEEIFNEIAKVTPSYGGMSYARLEKPEALHWPCPTADHPGTPILHKEKFTHPDGLGIFTPIEFKYPAEVPDKDFPIILTTGRCIWQWHTGSMTRRSPSLEREEPTGWIEINTEDAKEWGIKEGEMVKAISRRGEIRIGARVTKGIKRGEVFIPFHFVECSANTLTINALDPVAKIPEFKACALRIEKIKEA, encoded by the coding sequence ATGGAATTCAAGTATGTGCCAACCACGTGTCCGTATTGCGGAACCGGTTGCGGCTTCAACCTTGTTGTCGTTGACAAGAAGGTCGTCGGCGTCCAGCCGTGGCAGCGCAATCCGGTCAATGAAGGAAAGCTCTGTCCCAAGGGCAACTATGCCTGGGAGTTCATCAACAGCCCGGACCGGCTGACAAAGCCGCTCATCAAGAAGGATGGCAAGTTTGTCGAAGCCAGCTGGGACGAGGCGTACAAGCTCATTGCCCAGAAGTTCAAGTCTTACAAGCCTGAAGAGATCCAGTGCCTCTCATCGGCCCGGGTCTCCAATGAAGAGAACTACCTGATGAACAAGTTTGCCCGGGCTGTCCTGAAGACCCCCAACATCGACCACTGCGCCCGGCTCTGCCACGCTTCAACGGTCGTTGGTCTTGCCGGTGCTTTTGGTTCCGGTGCAATGACCAACTCGATCACCGATATCGGGGAGTCGAAATGTGTTTTTGTTCTTGGTTCCAACACGTTTGAGAATCACCCGCTCATTGGTCGGCAGATCATGCTCGCCAGGCAGCGTGGCGGCAAGGTCATTGTTGCAGACCCGCGGCTGACCCCGACGGCAAAGCAGGCAGATCTCTACATGCAGTTCCACTCCGGCACTGATGTGGCCATCCTGAACGGGATGATGCAGCACATCATCAGGAACGGCTGGGAGAACAAGGACTTCATCAAGAACAGAACCAAAGACTTCGAGAAACTCAAGGAAGTCGTAATGAAACCCGACTATGCCCTTGACAAAGTCTCCAAGATCTCCGGTATCCCGGCTGAACAGCTTGCCCAGGCTGCAGAGTGGATTGCAAAAGCCGAGTCGAGCAATGTCCTCTACTCGATGGGCATCACCCAGCACACCACCGGGGTCGACAATGTCAAGTCGGTTGCAAACCTCCAGATGCTGACGGGTCACCTGGGCAAGCGCGGGGGCGGGGTCTGTGCACTCCGGGGCCAGAACAATGTGCAGGGCGCCTGCGACATGGGGGCACTGCCGAACGTATACTCCGGCTACCAAGCCGTCATCAACCCCGACTTCCAGAAGAAGATGAAGGAGGCCTGGGGCGTATCCGAGATCGCCGAGGGCAGGGTCGGCTACACCGTCACCGAGATGGTCAATGTCCTCGCCGACACACCCGGCAAACTCAAGTGCCTGTATATCATGGGCGAGAACCCGATGATCTCCGACCCCGATCTCCACCACGTTGAGAAGGGACTGAAGAACGCGGAATTCATCGTTGTGCAGGATATCTTCCTGACCGAGACTGCCCGGATGGCTGATGTCGTTCTCCCGGCCACCTGTTATGCGGAAAAGGACGGCACCCAGACCAGCACCGAGCGCCGGGTCCAGAAATGGAGAAAGGCGCAGGACCCACCCGGCGAGGCAAAGGTGGACTGGCAGATCATCTGCGACATTGCAAAGGCAATGGGCTTTGAGAAGCAGTTCCCGTACAAGAGTGCAGAAGAGATCTTCAATGAGATTGCAAAGGTCACGCCATCGTACGGCGGCATGAGCTATGCCCGGCTCGAAAAGCCCGAAGCTCTCCACTGGCCCTGCCCGACCGCGGACCACCCGGGAACCCCGATCCTGCACAAGGAGAAGTTCACCCACCCGGACGGACTTGGGATCTTCACGCCCATTGAGTTCAAGTACCCGGCAGAAGTGCCGGACAAGGACTTCCCGATCATCTTAACCACCGGTCGCTGCATCTGGCAGTGGCACACCGGCTCGATGACCCGCCGCTCCCCCAGCCTCGAACGCGAGGAGCCGACCGGCTGGATCGAGATCAATACCGAGGATGCAAAGGAATGGGGTATCAAGGAGGGCGAGATGGTCAAGGCGATCTCCCGCCGAGGCGAGATCAGAATCGGCGCCCGCGTGACAAAGGGCATCAAGCGGGGCGAGGTCTTCATCCCGTTCCACTTTGTTGAGTGCTCTGCCAACACGCTCACGATCAATGCGCTCGACCCGGTTGCAAAGATCCCCGAGTTCAAGGCCTGTGCTTTGAGGATTGAAAAGATCAAGGAGGCCTAA
- a CDS encoding ABC transporter ATP-binding protein, giving the protein MIRLDQVSRKFGARETIRDISFETKKGEIFTLIGPSGSGKTTVIRLLDLLDIPSSGKIFFDGQDTATTEAGRLAIRRRIGMVFQKPAVLNTTVAKNIAFGLEFRKVQRTEIAGRVQEALELVGLPEFEGRIATTLSGGEMQRVAIARAMVTRPEVLLLDEPTANLDPVSSELIEDLVLRIRKKFRTTIILSTHDMAQGQRLADRIGVIMDGRLVQVGGASEIFYQPKGRDIARFVGIEAITGGKVIENRDGHALIRVRETCFEALTDLQEGRKVSLCIRPEEVTIAPTGTLPEKSSMRNRITGRITKIVPSGPFVRVSVDCGFILVALITRRSCTDLGLAVGTSVLAGVKATAIHVLPEEGDGRDPAKTSNR; this is encoded by the coding sequence ATGATACGGCTCGATCAGGTCTCCAGGAAGTTCGGCGCCCGGGAGACGATCCGGGATATCTCGTTCGAGACCAAAAAAGGCGAGATCTTCACCCTTATCGGCCCCAGTGGGAGCGGGAAGACAACGGTCATCCGCTTACTCGATCTCCTTGATATCCCGAGTTCCGGGAAAATATTCTTTGACGGGCAGGATACGGCAACTACCGAAGCCGGCCGGCTTGCAATCCGGCGCCGCATCGGAATGGTCTTCCAGAAACCGGCCGTGCTGAACACAACGGTTGCAAAGAACATTGCCTTCGGCCTCGAGTTCCGCAAGGTGCAAAGAACAGAGATTGCCGGGCGGGTGCAGGAAGCCCTCGAACTGGTGGGCCTGCCGGAGTTTGAAGGCCGCATAGCAACGACCCTCTCCGGTGGCGAGATGCAGCGGGTGGCAATAGCCCGGGCCATGGTGACCCGGCCTGAAGTGCTCCTGCTCGATGAGCCGACGGCAAACCTCGATCCGGTCTCGTCCGAACTGATCGAGGATCTCGTCCTCCGGATCCGCAAGAAGTTCAGAACCACCATCATCCTGTCCACCCATGACATGGCCCAGGGGCAGCGACTCGCCGACCGGATCGGCGTAATCATGGACGGGCGGCTCGTCCAGGTGGGAGGGGCAAGCGAGATCTTCTACCAGCCAAAAGGCAGGGACATTGCCCGGTTCGTGGGCATCGAGGCGATCACCGGCGGAAAAGTTATCGAGAACCGGGATGGACATGCCCTGATACGGGTGAGGGAGACCTGCTTTGAAGCACTGACGGATCTACAAGAGGGGCGGAAGGTCTCCCTCTGCATCCGTCCGGAAGAAGTGACCATCGCCCCGACCGGTACACTTCCGGAAAAAAGCAGCATGCGGAACCGGATCACCGGCCGGATAACCAAGATAGTCCCCTCCGGCCCGTTTGTCAGGGTCAGCGTGGACTGCGGGTTTATCCTGGTCGCCCTCATCACCCGCCGGTCCTGCACGGATCTCGGGCTGGCTGTCGGAACAAGCGTCCTTGCCGGAGTGAAGGCAACGGCAATCCATGTATTGCCTGAGGAAGGGGACGGCAGGGACCCGGCAAAGACCAGCAACAGATGA
- a CDS encoding ABC transporter permease, with amino-acid sequence MGDISAGIIQAIDLIVTLNPEVMQIALLSLYISLSATILAALVAIPLGSLIHFNEFRGKRALIILIQTLYSVPTVVVGLVIYLLISRSGPLGFLGLLFTPQGMILGQMVLIIPIMTGLVISALSGIDKSISDTLVALGADTFQKIWEILKEARYAILSAVVFGFGRAIAEVGVAMMIGGNIRGHTRVLTTAITLETGMGDFGLSIALGIILLLVALLVVLSLNLITAGMSVDMQRISGGPRE; translated from the coding sequence TTGGGCGACATATCGGCAGGCATCATCCAGGCAATCGATCTCATCGTTACCTTAAACCCTGAGGTTATGCAGATCGCCCTCCTCTCCCTGTACATCTCGCTCTCGGCAACTATCCTCGCAGCCCTTGTTGCTATCCCGCTTGGGAGCCTAATCCATTTCAATGAGTTCCGGGGAAAACGTGCGCTCATCATCCTCATCCAGACCCTCTACTCGGTCCCGACCGTAGTTGTCGGCCTTGTCATCTACCTGCTCATCTCCCGAAGCGGCCCTCTGGGCTTTCTCGGGCTCCTCTTCACCCCCCAGGGAATGATTCTCGGGCAGATGGTTCTCATCATCCCCATCATGACGGGGCTTGTCATCTCGGCACTGAGCGGGATAGACAAGAGCATCAGCGATACACTGGTGGCCCTGGGTGCGGACACATTCCAGAAGATCTGGGAGATCCTCAAAGAGGCCCGGTACGCCATCCTGAGTGCGGTTGTCTTCGGGTTCGGGCGTGCAATCGCCGAGGTCGGGGTTGCGATGATGATCGGCGGCAATATCCGGGGCCACACCCGGGTCCTGACAACTGCCATTACCCTTGAGACCGGTATGGGGGATTTCGGTCTCTCCATTGCCCTTGGGATCATCCTCCTCCTGGTTGCCCTGCTCGTTGTTCTCTCCCTGAACCTGATCACGGCAGGGATGTCCGTGGATATGCAGCGGATCAGTGGAGGCCCCCGCGAATGA
- a CDS encoding substrate-binding domain-containing protein: protein MKKSVQFGLTAGIIAVLCLTVFIAGCTSSPATTPATTTVPTAAGTAAVTPAVTDSGQKTLVIATTTSLYDTKLLDYLQPMFEKQYNVTLKITSQGTGKAIELAKKGDADVLLVHSPSQELAFMKDGYGLNRRSFASNSFVIVGPADDPAGIKGMTPENAFTTLYLKGMNKTAKVAFISRGDGSGTHTAEQKIWSNAKYNYTAQIEKSGDWYVEAGKGMGETLQMASEKGAYALTDEGTYLAYKKDLNLVPIISNGASLLNIYSVMTVYNDKQPADKIQMANNFVNFLIAPDTQTAIGSYGVDKYSKALFIPMSVTVPTAPAGYVGDHTTPATDVAPAPKAATTTAAVTAATTAAASTK, encoded by the coding sequence ATGAAAAAGAGTGTGCAATTCGGATTGACTGCAGGTATCATTGCAGTCCTGTGCCTGACAGTCTTCATAGCAGGATGTACCAGTTCCCCGGCAACAACGCCCGCGACAACCACGGTCCCTACAGCAGCCGGAACTGCTGCGGTAACCCCGGCAGTAACGGACAGCGGCCAGAAGACGCTCGTCATTGCAACGACAACGAGCCTGTACGACACCAAGCTTCTCGACTACCTCCAGCCCATGTTCGAGAAACAGTACAATGTCACGCTGAAGATCACCTCGCAGGGTACCGGCAAGGCGATCGAGCTTGCCAAGAAAGGCGATGCAGATGTCCTGCTCGTCCACTCCCCGAGCCAGGAGCTCGCCTTCATGAAGGATGGCTACGGCCTGAACCGCCGCTCGTTCGCATCCAACTCGTTTGTCATTGTCGGCCCGGCCGATGACCCGGCAGGCATCAAGGGCATGACTCCCGAGAATGCATTCACGACCCTCTACTTGAAGGGCATGAACAAGACCGCAAAGGTGGCCTTCATCTCCCGTGGCGACGGTTCCGGAACCCACACTGCCGAGCAGAAGATCTGGTCCAATGCCAAGTACAATTACACCGCCCAGATCGAGAAGTCCGGTGACTGGTATGTAGAGGCAGGCAAGGGCATGGGAGAGACCCTCCAGATGGCAAGCGAGAAGGGAGCATATGCCCTTACCGACGAAGGCACGTACCTTGCCTACAAGAAGGACTTAAACCTCGTCCCGATCATCAGCAATGGTGCAAGTCTCCTGAACATCTACAGCGTCATGACCGTGTACAACGACAAGCAGCCGGCTGACAAGATCCAGATGGCAAACAACTTCGTCAACTTCTTGATTGCACCGGACACCCAGACCGCTATCGGCAGCTATGGTGTGGACAAGTACAGCAAAGCCCTCTTCATCCCGATGAGTGTCACGGTCCCGACTGCACCGGCAGGATATGTCGGGGATCACACGACCCCCGCAACCGATGTGGCTCCTGCTCCCAAAGCAGCAACAACCACTGCTGCAGTAACCGCGGCAACCACGGCAGCAGCCAGTACAAAGTAA
- a CDS encoding uridylate kinase produces the protein MNKRFELTSGLQGETLVRKGMKRKRSMAEQIRIAPEINVIKIGGHGAIDYGREVMHPLCEEIGTLSKKHQLLVVTGGGGRVRHIMDIGMDLGMPTGVLAELSAKISEQNAIMVSILLSKYNGTRIHTGDLLELPMLLKLGILPVTHGTPPYGLYEHPSRNDMIPPHRTDTGAFLMAEVLGARSCIIGKNVDGLYTEDPRKNPDAEIIRNITAQELLEMNLDDLVLEPMVIELLKESVHIREVRIINCHTRGNLGKAISGKNVGTIIRAE, from the coding sequence ATGAACAAACGGTTTGAGCTGACGAGCGGGCTCCAGGGCGAGACCCTGGTCCGGAAGGGGATGAAGAGAAAACGATCGATGGCAGAACAGATCCGGATTGCCCCGGAGATCAACGTGATCAAGATTGGTGGCCACGGTGCGATCGATTACGGCCGTGAAGTCATGCACCCGCTCTGCGAGGAGATCGGCACGTTGTCAAAGAAACACCAGCTGCTCGTAGTAACCGGTGGCGGCGGACGGGTACGCCACATCATGGACATCGGCATGGATCTCGGTATGCCCACCGGTGTCCTTGCGGAATTATCTGCTAAGATATCAGAGCAGAATGCGATCATGGTATCGATCCTTCTTTCTAAGTATAACGGGACGCGTATCCATACCGGGGATCTCCTTGAACTCCCGATGCTCTTGAAACTCGGGATCCTGCCGGTGACCCACGGCACTCCGCCGTACGGGCTGTACGAACATCCGTCCAGGAACGACATGATCCCTCCGCACCGGACCGATACCGGGGCTTTCCTGATGGCTGAGGTTCTCGGGGCCAGAAGCTGCATCATCGGCAAGAACGTGGACGGACTCTATACTGAGGATCCGCGGAAGAACCCGGATGCAGAGATCATCCGCAATATAACCGCACAGGAACTCCTTGAGATGAACCTGGACGACCTGGTGCTTGAACCGATGGTTATCGAACTCCTGAAAGAATCCGTCCACATCCGCGAGGTCCGGATCATCAACTGCCACACCCGTGGCAATCTCGGAAAAGCCATCAGCGGGAAAAATGTCGGGACAATTATCCGGGCCGAATGA
- a CDS encoding 4Fe-4S binding protein, producing MAFAVHVNMERCTGCNNCVVACPVNALELFTLDPVTKEKIYQVQDGVAKSLDFKAELCAGCGVCVEACPYDVISLSGKGSTDVPAKA from the coding sequence ATGGCGTTTGCAGTACATGTAAACATGGAACGATGCACCGGATGCAACAACTGTGTTGTTGCCTGCCCGGTCAATGCCCTTGAGCTCTTTACGCTCGACCCTGTCACCAAGGAGAAGATCTACCAGGTGCAGGACGGGGTGGCAAAGAGCCTTGATTTCAAGGCTGAACTATGTGCAGGATGCGGCGTATGTGTCGAAGCATGCCCGTATGATGTGATCAGTCTCTCCGGGAAAGGCTCAACTGATGTCCCGGCCAAGGCCTGA
- a CDS encoding molybdopterin dinucleotide binding domain-containing protein, with amino-acid sequence MAEKKITLNMITCRTIQQGVGMEAGKTSQKYFDACTIMHMHPDDMKKLGVWKNTNVKVTSSVGSVIVKAVETREDLVPGLAHIPMGPWANRIVPAYTFSTGEPCFKGFPVDVEIAANERIMGAVEVLQDACGLLRK; translated from the coding sequence ATGGCAGAGAAGAAAATTACTCTCAATATGATCACGTGCCGGACGATCCAGCAGGGCGTTGGCATGGAAGCAGGCAAGACGTCTCAGAAGTACTTCGACGCCTGCACGATTATGCATATGCACCCCGACGACATGAAGAAACTCGGGGTATGGAAGAACACGAATGTGAAGGTAACAAGCTCGGTCGGCAGCGTTATTGTCAAAGCCGTCGAGACCCGCGAGGACCTTGTCCCGGGCCTTGCCCATATCCCGATGGGACCCTGGGCAAACCGGATCGTCCCGGCCTACACCTTCTCAACCGGAGAGCCCTGCTTCAAGGGATTCCCGGTCGATGTCGAGATAGCGGCAAACGAACGCATTATGGGCGCTGTCGAGGTACTGCAGGACGCCTGCGGACTCTTAAGGAAGTGA
- a CDS encoding formylmethanofuran dehydrogenase subunit B: protein MPKEVTDVICPFCGTLCDDLIVTVSDDNKTILGVKNACAIGAEKFNHQRLPGRVKLPRMRQADGTYKNVSYDEAIDWTAKMLVKSRKTLMYGWASTSCQAMSIGHEIAEKVGGIVDNCATVCHGSSLIAIEDVGVPSCTLGEVKNRADRVIFWGCNPAHAHPRHMSRYSIFPRGFFTVKGHKGRKIYCVDCRYTDTAKCADEFIQVQQGFDYELLNAFRTAARGEALPDTVGGVPKEKIYEIVEDLKQGRFIIIFFGMGLTHSMGRNHNIDIAINLTRDLNDFTKCAIMAMRGHWNVTGSGQVLGWQYGFPYAVDLSRRDQARHQTGETTSVDLLNRNEVEACFYIATDPGAHFPVDAMISSSRKPTVTIDPHIQCTTEISDIHIPVAMVGVETGGCAYRMDNVPIETRKVVDPPEGMLTDEELLTKINHRVDELLKGGA, encoded by the coding sequence ATGCCAAAAGAAGTAACTGATGTTATCTGCCCGTTCTGCGGCACCCTGTGCGATGACCTCATCGTCACTGTTTCCGATGACAACAAGACCATCCTTGGTGTCAAGAACGCCTGCGCCATCGGCGCCGAGAAGTTCAACCACCAGCGGCTCCCGGGCCGGGTCAAACTCCCCCGGATGAGACAGGCTGACGGCACCTACAAGAACGTGTCTTACGATGAAGCCATCGACTGGACTGCAAAGATGCTCGTCAAGTCAAGGAAGACCCTGATGTACGGCTGGGCATCCACGAGCTGCCAGGCCATGTCCATCGGCCACGAGATTGCCGAGAAGGTCGGCGGTATTGTGGACAACTGTGCAACCGTCTGCCATGGCTCGTCCCTGATTGCAATCGAAGATGTCGGTGTCCCGAGCTGTACGCTCGGTGAGGTCAAGAACCGTGCCGACCGCGTCATATTCTGGGGTTGCAACCCGGCTCACGCCCACCCCCGGCACATGTCCCGGTACTCCATCTTCCCCCGCGGCTTCTTCACGGTGAAGGGCCACAAGGGCCGGAAGATCTACTGTGTCGACTGCCGGTACACGGACACTGCCAAGTGCGCCGATGAGTTCATCCAGGTCCAGCAGGGATTCGACTACGAACTCTTAAACGCCTTCAGGACCGCAGCCCGCGGCGAGGCACTCCCGGACACCGTTGGCGGCGTTCCCAAAGAGAAGATCTACGAGATCGTTGAAGACCTGAAACAGGGCCGGTTTATTATCATCTTCTTCGGTATGGGTCTCACCCACTCCATGGGCAGGAACCACAATATCGATATCGCCATCAACCTGACCCGCGACCTCAACGACTTCACGAAATGCGCGATCATGGCCATGCGGGGTCACTGGAACGTTACCGGTTCCGGCCAGGTACTTGGCTGGCAGTACGGGTTCCCGTACGCAGTCGACCTCTCCCGGAGAGACCAGGCCCGGCACCAGACCGGTGAGACGACCTCCGTCGATCTCCTCAACCGCAATGAAGTCGAAGCCTGCTTCTATATTGCAACCGATCCCGGTGCACACTTCCCGGTCGATGCAATGATCAGCTCCTCCCGGAAGCCCACGGTCACTATCGACCCGCACATCCAGTGCACGACCGAGATCTCCGATATCCACATCCCGGTCGCCATGGTCGGGGTCGAGACCGGTGGCTGTGCCTATCGTATGGACAACGTCCCGATCGAGACCCGAAAGGTTGTCGACCCGCCGGAAGGCATGCTCACGGACGAGGAACTCTTAACCAAGATCAACCACCGTGTTGACGAGCTCCTGAAAGGAGGCGCGTAA